From a region of the Triticum aestivum cultivar Chinese Spring chromosome 7D, IWGSC CS RefSeq v2.1, whole genome shotgun sequence genome:
- the LOC123168382 gene encoding uncharacterized protein: MDRLISSPLHLTRAPSSSAASRARPRAGGHNHLLPATAAPRSFAPLHGLRLHPLAPLLPRPPQSLLAAASASSRAVNPAPPEQDDEAADASAQAPATGVTRFFQKVASAAAVALVAALVVAAVGPSSMVPPALASALHRHSHSAAVTAGRSIFKSELLGSAWTGFLAGCLHTLSGPDHLAALAPLSIGRSPVESAAVGALWGCGHDAGQVMFGLLFLGLKDRLHIEVLRTWGTRVVGLTLLVIGAIGIREATQAAPCVAAALEGGAHQHGGNNSDALEKALLGAGGKKKEISFATFATGIVHGLQPDALMIILPALAMPSRAAGAAFLGMFLVGTVLSMASYTVLIGTCTEALKERVPRITEKLTWAASLVAISMGVAIIVSESFGVSLY, encoded by the exons ATGGACAGGCTTATCTCTTCGCCGCTCCACCTCACCCGCGCGccatcctcctccgccgcctccaggGCCAGGCCCCGCGCCGGCGGCCACAACCACCTCctccccgccaccgccgcgccaaGGTCCTTCGCGCCCCTCCACGGCCTCAGGCTGCACCCTCTGGCGCCGCTCCTCCCCAGGCCGCCCCAGTCCCTCCTCGCCGCGGCATCCGCCTCCTCCCGCGCCGTCAATCCCGCCCCACCGGAACAAGATGACGAGGCCGCCGACGCCTCTGCGCAGGCTCCGGCCACCGGAGTCACACGTTTCTTCCAGAAG GTCGCATCGGCCGCGGCAGTCGCCTTGGtagcggcgctggtggtggcggcagtcGGGCCGTCGTCCATGGTGCCGCCGGCGCTGGCCTCGGCGCTGCACAGGCACTCCCACTCGGCGGCCGTCACGGCGGGCCGGAGCATCTTCAAGTCGGAGCTGCTGGGCAGCGCGTGGACGGGCTTCCTGGCCGGCTGCCTGCACACGCTCTCGGGCCCGGACCACCTGGCCGCGCTGGCGCCGCTCTCCATCGGGCGGTCGCCGGTGGAGAGCGCGGCGGTGGGCGCGCTCTGGGGCTGCGGCCACGACGCCGGCCAGGTCATGTTCGGCCTGCTCTTCCTCGGCCTCAAGGACCGGCTCCACATCGAGGTGCTCCGCACCTGGGGCACCCGCGTCGTCGGCCTCACCCTGCTCGTCATCGGCGCCATCGGCATCCGGGAGGCCACGCAGGCGGCGCCCTGCGTCGCCGCGGCGCTCGAGGGCGGCGCGCACCAGCACGGCGGCAACAACAGCGACGCGCTGGAGAAGGCGCTGCTGGGCGCCGGCGGCAAGAAGAAGGAGATCAGCTTCGCGACGTTCGCCACGGGGATCGTGCACGGCCTTCAGCCGGACGCTCTCATGATCATCCTGCCGGCGCTGGCCATGCCGTCGCGCGCTGCGGGGGCCGCCTTCCTCGGCATGTTCCTCGTGGGCACCGTGCTCTCCATGGCCAGCTACACCGTGCTCATCGGCACCTGCACCGAGGCGCTCAAGGAGAGGGTGCCCCGGATCACGGAGAAGCTCACCTGGGCGGCCTCCCTCGTCGCCATCTCCATGGGGGTCGCCATCATCGTCAGCGAGTCCTTCGGGGTGAGCTTGTACTGA
- the LOC123168062 gene encoding probable glutathione S-transferase GSTU6, translating to MLVHIYLRSHTTEAPKHKPSTTCKADTTPAAAAMAAGAGGDDLKLLGMWASPAVLRVRLALSIKGVSSYEYQEEDFDNKSELLLRSNPVHKMVPVLIHAGKPVCESTVIIQYLDEAFAGDGRPALLPADPYERAVARFWAAFIDDTLLKAMYQASWSKTEEEKVEGKKKVAAALKTLDGALRDVAGGKPFFGGDAPGYVDTVLGGLLAWARSMDVINGVKTIDPVTMPLLAAWADRFGALDAVEAVTPDVNRLVEFSLSLTT from the exons ATGCTCGTGCATATATACCTCCGGAGTCATACAACCGAGGCACCAAAACACAAGCCATCTACTACGTGCAAAGCTGACAccacaccagcagcagcagcaatggcGGCCGGAGCAGGAGGAGACGATCTGAAGCTGCTGGGCATGTGGGCGAGCCCGGCGGTCCTGCGGGTTCGCCTCGCTCTCAGCATCAAGGGCGTCAGCAGCTACGAGTACCAAGAGGAGGACTTCGACAACAAGAGCGAGCTGCTCCTCCGCTCCAACCCCGTCCACAAGATGGTGCCGGTGCTGATCCACGCCGGCAAGCCCGTCTGCGAGTCGACGGTCATCATACAGTACCTCGACGAGGCGTTCGCCGGCGACGGCCGCCCCGCCCTCCTCCCGGCCGACCCCTACGAGCGCGCCGTCGCCCGCTTCTGGGCCGCATTCATCGACGACACG CTGCTGAAGGCCATGTACCAGGCGTCGTGGAGCAAGACGGAGGAGGAGAAAGTGGAGGGGAAGAAGAAGGTGGCCGCCGCCTTGAAGACCCTGGACGGAGCCCTGCGGGACGTCGCCGGAGGGAAGCCGTTCTTTGGAGGCGACGCCCCCGGGTACGTGGACACGGTGCTCGGCGGCCTCCTCGCGTGGGCGCGCTCCATGGACGTGATCAATGGCGTCAAGACCATCGACCCCGTGACGATGCCGCTGCTCGCCGCGTGGGCGGACCGCTTCGGCGCGCTGGACGCGGTGGAGGCGGTCACGCCGGATGTGAACAGGCTGGTGGAGTTCTCCTTGTCCTTGACAACGTAG
- the LOC101290618 gene encoding SNAP25 homologous protein SNAP33 yields the protein MSATRSSFFGSNGKKKPAASARNPFDSDSDDDGGMVQQRPPMRASSVPTPAAAPVPADERNSLFAGAAAAGPGPSGFASSSSAAARGRYRNDFRDSGGVEAQSVQELEGYAAYKAEETTRRVDGCLRVAEEMRDTASKTLLQVHQQGQQIRRTHAMALDIDQDLSRGEKLLGDLGGLFSKKWKPKKNGAIRGPMLTRDDSFIRKGSHMEQRHKLGLSDRPRRSNARQFLSEPTSELEKVEVEKAKQDDGLSDLSDILTELKGMAIDMGTEIEGQTKDLGHAEKDFDELNYRVKGANTRTRRLLGR from the exons ATGAGCGCCACGAGGTCGTCCTTCTTCGGGTCCAACGGCAAGAAGAAGCCCGCCGCATCCGCCCGGAACCCCTTCGACTCCGACTCGGACGACGACGGCGGGATGGTCCAGCAGAGGCCGCCGATGCGGGCCTCCTCCGTCCCgacccccgccgccgcgccggtccCCGCCGACGAGCGGAACTCCCtcttcgccggcgccgccgcggcggGCCCCGGGCCGTCCGGGTTCGCGTCCTCGTCGTCCGCGGCCGCCAGGGGCCGGTACAGGAACGACTTCCGGGACTCCGGGGGCGTGGAGGCGCAGTCGGTGCAGGAGCTGGAGGGCTACGCGGCGTACAAGGCCGAGGAGACCACGCGCCGGGTCGACGGCTGCCTCCGGGTCGCCGAGGAGATGCGGGACACCGCCTCCAAGACCCTGCTCCAGGTGCACCAGCAGGGCCAGCAGATCAGGCGCACCCACGCCATGGCCCTCGACATCGACCAGGATCTATCCAGG GGGGAAAAGCTACTAGGGGATCTTGGTGGTTTGTTTTCCAAGAAGTGGAAGCCAAAGAAGAATGGAGCAATCAGGGGCCCTATGCTGACCAGAG ATGATTCCTTCATACGCAAGGGCAGCCATATGGAGCAGAGGCATAAACTGGGGCTGTCAGATCGTCCGCGTCGATCCAATGCACGTCAATTCCTATCCGAACCCACGTCAGAGCTTGAGAAAGTCGAG GTGGAGAAGGCAAAGCAGGATGATGGCCTATCTGATCTTAGCGACATACTGACCGAGTTGAAAGGAATGGCCATTGACATGGGAACTGAGATTGAGGG GCAAACAAAGGATCTGGGTCATGCAGAGAAGGACTTTGACGAACTTAACTACAGGGTCAAGGGGGCGAACACTCGAACCCGTCGTCTGCTTGGGAGATAG